A single genomic interval of Microbacterium sp. zg-Y1090 harbors:
- a CDS encoding arginase family protein, with protein MTRFIVVPQWQGSPSARAMLLVDGAEVIAGDLPRSACTRIDIPLEAGESLGTGVHRLSALARIQALVTEALAPLAEPAVVVGGDCAVAVPAIGHAAQRHPNLAVVWLDAHPDLHDPASSPSGAYAGMALRAVLGDGERALPAGAVPAERVVLAGAREVDAAEAAYLEASPLTVLAADALADPDALADAVAATGADAVYVHVDLDVLDPAAIIGVSSAVPFGVEVPQLVASLARLRNRIPLVGASLAGFAPVTPAAAVDDMGAILRVIGALA; from the coding sequence ATGACCCGGTTCATCGTCGTACCGCAATGGCAGGGCTCACCGTCTGCGCGCGCCATGCTCCTCGTCGATGGCGCGGAGGTGATCGCCGGCGACCTGCCGCGATCCGCCTGCACCCGCATCGACATCCCGCTCGAGGCCGGCGAGTCGCTCGGCACGGGCGTGCACCGGCTGAGCGCCCTGGCACGGATCCAGGCGCTGGTGACCGAAGCGCTCGCCCCTCTCGCCGAGCCCGCCGTGGTCGTCGGCGGCGACTGCGCCGTGGCCGTTCCCGCCATCGGACACGCGGCTCAGCGGCACCCGAACCTCGCGGTGGTCTGGCTCGACGCCCACCCGGATCTGCATGATCCGGCGTCCTCCCCGTCCGGAGCCTACGCGGGGATGGCACTGCGGGCGGTGCTCGGCGACGGCGAGCGCGCGCTGCCGGCCGGCGCGGTGCCGGCGGAGCGCGTCGTGCTGGCGGGGGCGCGCGAGGTGGATGCCGCAGAAGCCGCGTACCTGGAGGCATCCCCGCTCACCGTTCTCGCCGCCGACGCCCTCGCCGACCCCGATGCGCTGGCCGACGCGGTCGCCGCCACCGGGGCCGACGCCGTCTACGTGCACGTCGATCTGGACGTCCTGGATCCGGCAGCCATCATCGGGGTGAGCTCCGCCGTGCCGTTCGGTGTCGAGGTGCCGCAGCTGGTCGCCTCCCTCGCACGGCTGCGCAACCGGATCCCGCTGGTCGGCGCGTCGCTGGCCGGGTTCGCCCCGGTGACCCCGGCGGCCGCCGTCGACGACATGGGCGCGATCCTCCGGGTGATCGGCGCGCTCGCGTGA
- a CDS encoding siderophore-interacting protein encodes MSTAPHSAAACRAAKHTRVQHLVTADEHALAELQALIATLPLCSTGRVFIEVPDASWQADLAVPPRMTVTWLDRSRRSGEPGTGRGCARGQALARAVNAWADEMLCADGHGTRVMLLGGYLGTADIVDHLTGTLGMPAEDIRTPERFGLSTAR; translated from the coding sequence ATGAGCACCGCACCCCACAGCGCCGCCGCCTGCCGCGCGGCCAAGCACACCCGTGTGCAGCACCTGGTGACCGCCGACGAGCACGCGCTCGCCGAGCTGCAGGCGCTCATCGCCACGCTGCCGCTGTGCTCCACGGGCCGTGTCTTCATCGAGGTGCCCGACGCGTCCTGGCAGGCCGACCTCGCCGTGCCGCCGCGCATGACGGTGACGTGGCTCGACCGCTCCCGCCGCTCGGGTGAGCCGGGCACCGGCCGGGGCTGCGCCCGCGGGCAGGCGCTCGCGCGCGCGGTGAACGCCTGGGCCGACGAGATGCTGTGCGCCGACGGCCACGGCACCCGCGTCATGCTCCTGGGCGGCTACCTCGGCACCGCCGACATCGTCGACCACCTCACCGGCACCCTCGGCATGCCCGCCGAGGACATCCGCACCCCCGAGCGCTTCGGGCTCTCGACCGCCCGCTGA
- a CDS encoding TPM domain-containing protein has protein sequence MRRRWALVLATILAVLFSAGSVTAFATDPVQLGGARLLDQAGVLSSAEVDRVEDRLAVLYDETSVDLYVVLVDEFTNPGDRQQWADEVAVANGLGERQYLLAIATEGRQYYISSDPNGPLSDGDLDAIEQDMRPLLGQNDYAGAIELAADRFESDLSGGGGVSWVWIVVIVAAVGALVFVFIRTRRGAKKSGTSADEVAALPTAELARRASSALVAVDDALRTSEQELGFARAQFGDAATVEFAEALAKAKENLNQAFTIKQQLDDSEPDTEEQTRAWNAEIIRLCEEADADLDEKAEAFEELRKLEQNAPEALARVQEQRASVGGRLDAAATTLQTLRSTYAPEALATVADNPDQARERLAFADEQLTAAAAAIAAGEGGEAAVAIRAAEGAVDQAALLEDAIGRLRDDFAQGEKDATALIADLEHDMAVAAALPDPDGQVAATIAATRQQVDTARANLTSTAKRPLVTREALEAANTRIDGVVAAVRNAQERAQRAQQQLGQQIAQAQAQVSAAEDYISARRGAVGAQARTRLAEAGAALVQAQQVAATAPEQALPLAQRATRLASQAIQQAQNDVGGFTGGGYGSGGDGSVMGAVIGGLVINSLLNSGGGRGRSGGFGGGFGGGFGGGFGGGGSRSGRSSGGFGGGRSGRSSGGSRSGRSGGGRF, from the coding sequence GCGGGGTCGGTGACGGCGTTCGCGACGGACCCTGTGCAGCTGGGCGGGGCCCGTCTGCTCGACCAGGCCGGGGTGCTCAGCAGCGCCGAGGTGGACAGGGTCGAGGACCGTCTCGCGGTGCTGTACGACGAGACCAGCGTCGACCTCTACGTCGTCCTCGTCGACGAATTCACGAATCCCGGCGATCGCCAGCAGTGGGCCGATGAGGTCGCGGTCGCCAATGGCCTCGGCGAACGGCAGTACCTGCTGGCCATCGCCACCGAGGGCCGCCAGTACTACATCTCCTCCGACCCGAACGGTCCCCTCAGCGACGGCGATCTCGACGCCATCGAGCAGGACATGCGCCCGCTGCTGGGACAGAACGACTACGCCGGCGCGATCGAGCTGGCGGCCGACCGGTTCGAGTCCGACCTCTCGGGCGGGGGCGGCGTCAGCTGGGTGTGGATCGTCGTCATCGTCGCCGCCGTGGGAGCACTCGTGTTCGTCTTCATCCGCACGCGACGCGGCGCGAAGAAGAGCGGCACGTCCGCGGACGAGGTCGCGGCGCTGCCGACGGCCGAACTCGCCCGCCGTGCCTCGTCGGCGCTCGTGGCCGTGGATGACGCCCTGCGCACCAGTGAGCAGGAGCTCGGCTTCGCCCGCGCGCAGTTCGGCGACGCCGCCACGGTCGAGTTCGCCGAGGCACTGGCCAAGGCCAAGGAGAATCTCAACCAGGCGTTCACGATCAAGCAGCAGCTCGACGACAGCGAACCCGACACGGAGGAGCAGACCCGGGCCTGGAACGCCGAGATCATCCGGCTGTGCGAGGAGGCCGACGCCGACCTCGACGAGAAGGCCGAAGCGTTCGAGGAGCTGCGCAAACTCGAGCAGAACGCCCCCGAAGCGCTCGCCCGCGTGCAGGAGCAGCGGGCCTCCGTCGGCGGCCGCCTCGATGCCGCCGCCACCACGTTGCAGACCCTGCGCAGCACTTACGCGCCTGAGGCACTCGCGACGGTGGCCGACAACCCCGACCAGGCCCGCGAGCGCCTGGCGTTCGCCGATGAGCAGCTCACCGCTGCCGCCGCCGCGATCGCTGCAGGCGAGGGGGGCGAGGCAGCCGTCGCCATCCGCGCGGCCGAGGGTGCCGTCGACCAGGCTGCGCTGCTGGAGGACGCGATCGGTCGGCTCCGCGACGACTTCGCGCAGGGCGAGAAGGATGCCACGGCACTCATCGCCGACCTCGAGCACGACATGGCCGTCGCCGCCGCGCTGCCCGACCCCGACGGTCAGGTCGCCGCGACCATCGCCGCCACCCGTCAGCAGGTCGACACCGCCCGCGCGAACCTGACCTCGACCGCCAAGCGGCCGCTGGTCACCCGCGAGGCCCTCGAGGCCGCGAACACCCGCATCGACGGCGTGGTCGCAGCCGTCCGCAATGCACAGGAGCGGGCGCAACGCGCCCAGCAGCAGCTCGGCCAGCAGATCGCCCAGGCTCAGGCGCAGGTGTCGGCCGCCGAGGACTACATCTCCGCGCGCCGGGGAGCCGTCGGCGCCCAGGCACGCACCCGGCTCGCCGAGGCGGGCGCCGCTCTCGTACAGGCGCAGCAGGTGGCCGCCACCGCGCCCGAGCAGGCTCTCCCCCTCGCGCAGCGCGCGACCCGTCTCGCTTCGCAGGCGATCCAGCAGGCCCAGAACGACGTGGGCGGCTTCACCGGCGGCGGCTACGGCAGCGGCGGTGACGGCAGCGTCATGGGAGCCGTCATCGGCGGCCTCGTCATCAACTCGCTGCTCAACAGCGGCGGCGGACGCGGCCGATCCGGCGGCTTCGGCGGCGGCTTCGGCGGCGGCTTCGGCGGCGGCTTCGGCGGCGGCGGCAGCCGCAGCGGGCGCAGCAGCGGCGGTTTCGGCGGCGGACGCAGCGGGCGCAGCAGCGGCGGCAGCCGCAGCGGCCGCAGCGGAGGGGGGCGCTTCTGA
- a CDS encoding tyrosine-protein phosphatase, with protein MTAADRIVAGALNFRDVGGLPARAGVTRSGVLFRSGNLARLDDSGRATLRELGLRRVIDLRADDEVALEPSLVDGLGLETLRLPLFTGSAASFFEQDVCLDDFYRALLDEAADRVVEVVRGVLANQPVLVHCTVGKDRTGVTVALTLAAAGVAEDAVVADYARTEALLPPQRNARVLAYLRSQHPQSRHLEELATKSPAAAMRTLLDGLRERYGAPVEFLRAHGLGDDEIAELTSVLVHSPS; from the coding sequence GTGACGGCCGCCGACCGCATCGTCGCGGGGGCGCTGAACTTCCGTGACGTCGGAGGGCTGCCGGCGCGCGCCGGCGTCACCCGGTCGGGCGTGCTCTTCCGCTCGGGCAACCTCGCCCGCCTCGACGACAGCGGGAGGGCGACGCTGCGCGAACTGGGCCTGCGGCGGGTGATCGACCTGCGTGCCGACGACGAGGTGGCCCTCGAGCCCTCGCTGGTGGACGGCCTGGGGTTGGAGACCCTGCGACTTCCGCTGTTCACGGGCTCGGCCGCCTCGTTCTTCGAGCAGGACGTGTGTCTCGACGACTTCTACCGTGCGCTGCTCGACGAGGCGGCAGACCGTGTCGTGGAGGTCGTGCGCGGGGTGCTCGCGAACCAGCCGGTGCTCGTGCACTGCACGGTCGGCAAGGACCGCACCGGGGTGACGGTGGCGCTGACCCTCGCGGCCGCGGGAGTGGCGGAGGATGCCGTCGTCGCCGACTACGCGCGCACGGAGGCGCTGCTGCCTCCCCAGCGCAACGCCCGGGTGCTGGCGTACCTGCGCTCGCAGCATCCGCAGTCCCGCCACCTCGAGGAGCTGGCCACGAAATCGCCCGCGGCCGCCATGCGCACCCTGCTCGACGGACTGCGCGAGCGCTACGGCGCGCCCGTGGAGTTCCTGCGCGCGCACGGCTTGGGCGACGACGAGATCGCCGAACTCACGTCGGTGCTGGTACACAGCCCTTCATAG
- a CDS encoding ABC transporter substrate-binding protein → MLRRSTTLAAAVLMAGALALTACSASPSPAPSTSAAADPDASVAVRLVAEPGNLDIRETAGAALDQLLIDNVYQGLVSRTPEQDIVPALASDYEVSPDGLTYTFTLREGVVFHDGQPLTPQDVVWSLTQVRDTPSYRDSDRLAGVTGIAVDGQDIVLTLAEPDSSLLWNLTGRAGLILKEGDTIDRKTAANGTGPFTLSSWKQGDSVTLQRFEQYWGDPAGAAEVVFAYIPENQAALNAALAGEVDVVTGFDANLAEQIEANGDFTVEVGASTDKGTLAMNASEGPLADVQVRQAIRQAIDHDAIVEAIGAGQTQYGPIPELDPGYEDLSDVAPFDPDAARELLEEAGADDLELTLTIPSFYGTTVSQILVSNLHDVGVTLKVDAVEFSSWLNDVYINKDFDLSFVLHTEARDFENWANPDYYFGYDNAEVQELFAQSLAATDEAEAAELLAEAARIVSEDHVADWLYNGASVVAVGASISGMPTVNVNERLNLAELTKSEG, encoded by the coding sequence ATGCTCCGCCGCAGCACCACCCTGGCCGCCGCCGTGCTCATGGCCGGCGCGCTCGCCCTCACCGCCTGCAGCGCGTCGCCGTCCCCGGCGCCGAGCACGAGCGCCGCCGCCGACCCGGATGCGTCGGTCGCGGTTCGCCTGGTCGCCGAGCCCGGCAACCTCGACATCCGCGAGACCGCGGGAGCCGCCCTCGACCAGCTGCTCATCGACAATGTCTACCAGGGCCTCGTCTCGCGCACGCCCGAGCAGGACATCGTCCCGGCGCTCGCCAGCGACTACGAGGTCTCCCCCGACGGCCTCACCTACACCTTCACGCTGCGGGAGGGCGTCGTCTTCCACGACGGCCAGCCGCTGACCCCGCAGGACGTCGTGTGGTCGCTCACCCAGGTGCGTGACACCCCGTCGTACCGCGACTCCGACCGTCTGGCGGGCGTCACCGGCATCGCAGTCGACGGCCAGGACATCGTCCTGACCCTCGCCGAACCCGACTCGAGCCTGCTGTGGAACCTCACCGGTCGCGCCGGACTCATCCTCAAGGAGGGTGACACGATCGACCGCAAGACGGCAGCCAACGGCACCGGTCCCTTCACCCTGTCGTCGTGGAAGCAGGGCGACAGCGTCACCCTGCAGCGATTCGAGCAGTACTGGGGCGACCCGGCGGGCGCCGCCGAGGTGGTCTTCGCCTACATCCCCGAGAACCAGGCGGCCCTCAACGCCGCTCTCGCCGGTGAAGTCGACGTGGTCACCGGTTTCGACGCGAACCTCGCCGAGCAGATCGAGGCCAACGGCGACTTCACCGTCGAGGTGGGCGCCTCCACCGACAAGGGCACGCTCGCGATGAACGCGTCCGAGGGCCCGCTGGCCGACGTGCAGGTGCGTCAGGCCATCCGCCAGGCGATCGACCACGACGCGATCGTCGAGGCGATCGGTGCCGGGCAGACGCAGTACGGACCGATCCCCGAACTCGACCCCGGCTATGAGGACCTCTCCGACGTCGCACCGTTCGACCCCGACGCGGCCCGCGAGCTGCTGGAAGAGGCCGGTGCGGACGACCTCGAGCTGACCCTCACCATCCCCTCGTTCTACGGCACGACGGTGTCGCAGATCCTGGTCTCCAACCTGCACGACGTGGGGGTGACTTTGAAGGTGGATGCCGTGGAGTTCTCGTCCTGGCTCAACGACGTGTACATCAACAAGGACTTCGACCTGAGCTTCGTGCTGCACACCGAGGCGCGCGACTTCGAGAACTGGGCGAACCCGGACTACTACTTCGGCTATGACAACGCCGAGGTGCAGGAGCTGTTCGCGCAGTCCCTCGCCGCAACCGACGAAGCCGAAGCCGCGGAACTGCTGGCCGAGGCCGCCCGCATCGTGTCCGAGGACCACGTGGCCGACTGGCTGTACAACGGCGCATCGGTCGTCGCCGTCGGCGCTAGCATCTCGGGTATGCCCACGGTGAACGTCAACGAGCGCCTGAACCTCGCCGAGCTGACCAAGAGCGAGGGGTGA
- a CDS encoding carboxymuconolactone decarboxylase family protein, with translation MTDQPRVHLSRSARGAYRALEGLAKTVGSLADDAGIDARLRELVQIHASQLNGCAYCVRVHVDRAVAAGMDVDLVAQLPVWRDSGVFTERERAALELTEAHVYIHEEGVSDEVYDHVGGILSEQEYVALSWILVSINAFNRVAIAGRYPVEPRAGENA, from the coding sequence ATGACCGATCAGCCGCGTGTGCACCTGTCCCGCTCCGCCCGCGGCGCCTACCGTGCGCTGGAAGGCCTCGCCAAGACCGTCGGGTCGCTCGCCGACGACGCCGGCATCGACGCCCGCCTGCGCGAACTCGTGCAGATCCACGCGTCGCAGCTCAACGGGTGCGCCTACTGCGTGCGTGTGCACGTGGACCGCGCCGTGGCAGCGGGAATGGACGTCGACCTGGTGGCGCAGCTGCCGGTGTGGCGCGACTCCGGGGTGTTCACCGAGCGGGAGCGTGCCGCGCTCGAGCTCACCGAGGCGCACGTGTACATCCATGAGGAGGGCGTCTCCGACGAGGTGTACGACCACGTCGGCGGCATCCTCTCGGAGCAGGAGTATGTCGCGCTCAGCTGGATCCTCGTGTCGATCAACGCGTTCAACCGCGTGGCCATCGCCGGACGCTACCCGGTGGAGCCCCGCGCCGGGGAGAACGCGTGA
- a CDS encoding ABC transporter permease, with protein sequence MIRYALTRLALLLLGLVVASVLIFLTLRVLPGDVAQMIAGVGSTPEQVAAIRTRLGLDQPLFLQYLDWMAGVARGDLGTSLLTGAPVATELAQKAQVTVPLGILAMVIALVFSVPLGVASALRRGRADGTLITVGAQTLAAVPVVWAGMMLVVVFAVWLGWLPAQGFPRAGWTDPWAAWRALLLPAVTIGIVEGAMLLRFVRSATLQAVGQDYVRTAAAKGLTRTQALVRHGLPNVGLSVITVLGLQVAGIIVGAVVIEQLFSLPGIGRMLVTDVGQRDLPKVQGELLVLTGFVLVVGFLVDLFHRVVDPRQREAE encoded by the coding sequence GTGATCCGCTACGCGCTGACGCGGCTGGCCCTGCTGCTGCTTGGCCTCGTCGTCGCCAGCGTGTTGATCTTCCTGACCCTTCGGGTGCTCCCCGGCGACGTCGCCCAGATGATCGCGGGCGTCGGCAGCACCCCCGAGCAGGTCGCGGCCATCCGCACGCGACTGGGCCTGGACCAGCCGCTGTTCCTGCAGTACCTCGACTGGATGGCGGGCGTGGCCAGGGGCGACCTCGGCACGTCACTGCTGACCGGCGCACCCGTGGCCACCGAGCTCGCGCAGAAGGCGCAGGTCACGGTGCCCCTCGGCATCCTCGCCATGGTCATCGCCCTCGTCTTCAGCGTGCCGCTCGGGGTCGCCTCGGCGCTGCGCCGCGGCCGGGCCGACGGCACTCTCATCACCGTCGGCGCACAGACCCTCGCCGCTGTGCCGGTGGTGTGGGCGGGCATGATGCTCGTCGTGGTGTTCGCGGTGTGGCTCGGCTGGCTGCCCGCGCAGGGGTTCCCGCGCGCCGGGTGGACCGACCCATGGGCGGCCTGGCGGGCGCTGCTGCTGCCGGCGGTGACGATCGGCATCGTCGAGGGCGCCATGCTGCTGCGCTTCGTGCGCTCGGCGACGCTGCAGGCGGTGGGGCAGGACTACGTGCGCACCGCGGCCGCGAAGGGGCTGACCCGCACCCAGGCGCTGGTGCGGCACGGACTGCCCAACGTCGGACTCTCCGTGATCACGGTGCTCGGCCTTCAGGTGGCCGGCATCATCGTGGGCGCCGTCGTGATCGAGCAGCTGTTCTCGCTCCCCGGCATCGGTCGCATGCTGGTCACCGATGTGGGGCAGCGCGATCTGCCGAAGGTGCAGGGCGAGCTGCTCGTGCTCACCGGGTTCGTGCTCGTCGTCGGCTTCCTCGTCGACCTGTTCCACCGGGTCGTGGACCCCCGGCAGCGGGAGGCGGAATGA
- a CDS encoding Fe-S oxidoreductase — MSPLTPPPAGWRERADRAVARGRRADRMIPAVLLDSPLSRVGYLAGTAFGFVWGTLWSTGPIERRAGLWVFRGMPSWTYGRGGVCVGGCFLTGTGRVTPQLLAHEARHKRQWQRYGALMPVLYLLAGRNPLTNRFEIEAGLEDGRYVPRGS, encoded by the coding sequence GTGAGTCCTCTCACCCCTCCCCCTGCCGGGTGGCGGGAGCGGGCCGACCGGGCCGTGGCCCGCGGTCGCCGCGCGGACCGCATGATCCCCGCCGTGCTGCTGGACTCCCCGCTCAGCCGGGTCGGCTACCTCGCGGGGACGGCCTTCGGATTCGTGTGGGGGACGCTGTGGTCCACCGGACCCATCGAACGCCGGGCGGGACTGTGGGTCTTCCGCGGGATGCCGTCGTGGACCTACGGGCGCGGCGGGGTGTGCGTGGGCGGCTGCTTCCTCACCGGAACCGGTCGCGTCACGCCGCAACTGCTGGCCCATGAGGCGCGGCACAAGCGTCAGTGGCAGCGCTACGGAGCCCTCATGCCGGTGCTGTACCTGCTGGCGGGGCGCAACCCGCTGACGAACCGCTTCGAGATCGAGGCCGGCCTCGAAGACGGCCGCTACGTGCCGCGGGGGTCGTGA
- a CDS encoding PspA/IM30 family protein — MAKQSIFGRISTLMKANINALLDSAEDPQKMLDQLVRDYTNSIADAESAIAETIGNLRLLERDHQEDVQAAAEWGNKALAASRKADELRTAGNTADADKFDNLAKIALQRQISEENEARAIAPTIATQSEVVEKLKDGLNGMKQKLEQLKSKRSELLARAKTAEAQNKVHDAVRSIDVLDPTSELGRFEDKVRRQEALAAGKQELAASTLDAQFNQLEDVGELTEVEARLAALKSGAPAKAIDSGA; from the coding sequence ATGGCAAAGCAGTCCATCTTCGGTCGCATCTCGACCCTCATGAAGGCGAACATCAACGCGCTCCTCGACTCGGCCGAGGACCCGCAGAAGATGCTCGACCAGCTCGTGCGCGACTACACCAACTCCATCGCCGACGCCGAGTCGGCCATCGCCGAGACGATCGGCAACCTGCGCCTGCTCGAGCGCGACCACCAGGAGGACGTGCAGGCGGCCGCGGAATGGGGCAACAAGGCCCTCGCCGCCAGCCGCAAGGCCGACGAGCTGCGCACCGCCGGCAACACCGCCGACGCGGACAAGTTCGACAACCTGGCCAAGATCGCCCTTCAGCGTCAGATCAGCGAGGAGAACGAGGCCCGCGCGATCGCGCCGACCATCGCCACGCAGAGCGAGGTCGTCGAGAAGCTGAAGGACGGCCTCAACGGCATGAAGCAGAAGCTGGAGCAGCTGAAGTCGAAGCGCTCCGAGCTGCTGGCCCGTGCGAAGACCGCCGAGGCGCAGAACAAGGTGCACGACGCCGTGCGGTCGATCGACGTGCTCGACCCCACCAGCGAACTCGGCCGCTTCGAGGACAAGGTGCGCCGCCAGGAGGCCCTCGCAGCCGGCAAGCAGGAGCTCGCGGCGTCCACCCTCGACGCGCAGTTCAATCAGCTCGAGGACGTCGGCGAGCTCACCGAGGTCGAGGCGCGACTGGCTGCGCTGAAGTCCGGCGCCCCGGCGAAGGCGATCGACTCCGGCGCCTGA